CTCAAATCGATTATAGTATTTATCGCTATTGACGAAGAACGTCCGAGCCGGTCATATGCCACCACTTTAACTGCATTCCATGTAGGTTCGAAATCTGGAAGTTCTGCTGTAAAGTCAACGTCTTCCTCCGAATTATAGGTTTTCGATACCGATGTAAGTTCTGTCTCAACATCTTTCTCTACCTTATAAACATTTATTGCCATGATTCCAATGCTTGACTTGGCATTAAAGGTGAGTGTTTTATTCGTTCCGCTATTGGCAACAATTGCATCCATTGTAGTACTACCTGATACTGTAAGTACCGGAGCCGGTATTGAAATATACTTAATCGGCAACGTCTCTATCTTGGACTTTCCATATTCATCCGTAGCTTTCACTTGCAGTGCATTATCGCCTTCCGTATATATTATTTCTTGCTCAAAACTATAAGAGTCTTTCTGCACAAATGCCGGAGTCAGTACAATATCCTCAATAGAGGATTTTCTGAACAGCTTAACTTCTACACTGACAAGTTTGGTAGCCCCCTTCACTTCAAATTTAGTAATAGGGATTTCAATCGATCCTGTATTCTCATCAATTACAATTTCCTCTTTTTCAAAAGTAATCACAGGCGGAGCTTTGTATTTGATTACTGAAATAGGTATGGACACTTCACTTGTCCTGTTCGCCACATCTGTGGCTATCAGCCTGAAAGATGTCATACCTTCTTCCCATAAGGGCAGTTCTTTCACCGAGTATTGTGTTTTATCGTAGAAACTTGTCACCTCTTTATAGGGAGTTTCCACTCCGTCTTTAGTAATCAGCATCTGTACAGATTGTAACCCCGCCTCAGACAAGATGACACACACCAATGGAATATTATCAGCGGTGTTCATATCAGGCTTAATTTCATCCAGAATCAAAGAAAATTCCGGTTTACTCGTATTTGAGTAATCAGTATCGTTATCTCCGCACCCATTCAATATCAGCATAAATAAAATACAGAGACACATTAATATTTCGTATATTCTTTTCATAATTCAGTCATTAAATATTAAAAAGCAGGCGTATAATTTGCATCTTTTCTATAGTATGCATAATCGGAAAATACATGAATAGCCCCATTCACAGGCAATATATTGGAAGTAACAGAGCTTATTCTCTTACTTTTAAAATTGCTGGCGCTTTCATTAACCACTATGTTTCCGTTAGCAATCGGAGAACCTACGGAATTGGCAGAAGACTTGTTAACCTTAATAGTCAGCAGCCCGTCTTCTCCTTTCAGCATCGTTTTTACATAAATAGGTTCAACAGGCAATTTCTTATTATATGCATGATACTCTCCTCTTATGATGTGATACTGCAAAAACTTCCTGACTACCTCAACATCGACATGCGTAATTACCAACCCGCCACGGCTATTGATAAAAGTCTGCATACCCGTATCATTAATAAACAAATATGTCATCAAAGAGTCTGTTTGTGAGTAATACTCTTGCATACCAGCATATTCAACAGCCTCCTTCATAATAGAAAAAATATCCGGGCGGCTATTCATAAATTCCCATGCTGTCATATCCACATGAGGGTCCAGTGCTTCACCCTTATAGTCATAGTCTTTTTGCAATTCCAGTTTATCACAGGAAGAGTAAACAAGGACAAAAGAAAACAAGACAAACAGATTACACAAATTAAATTTTATATGTTTCATGGCTTTTCGTTTTTTAATATCCTTCATTTTGTTCCAAAGAAGAATTTTGGTTAATCAAAGTTTGATTGATAGGGAACAATGCCTGATTTTCATTTTTCATTCCATTGATAGGTCCCATCACCTCCAGTACTCTATTATTTCTGACTAAATCGAACCATCGTTTGCCTTCGCCTACCTGTTCTATCTGCTTCTCTTCCAATATATAATCGACCACCTCTTTTCGTGATGCGAAACTACTCAAAGGACGCGTCAATGTTTGGACACCTGCTCTGGCTCTTACAGTACTGGCAATAATATTCAAAGCCTCTTGCCATTTATCAAGATATGCCTTTACCTCTGCCTGCATCAGCAGGATATCCGTAAAGCGATATACAGGATATGCCATCTGGCAGTTCAAATAATTCTGATAAGGGATTCTGGCTCCATTCGCAATATATTTATGAACTTGATAGGTGGTCGTTCCTCCTCCCGAAGCCGCCAGATAATTGTCAAAACGAATATCACTTGGATTGGCTGCCTTTGCATCTTCATATTTTTTTTGTAGTCCGGGAGACAATACAACGGTCGAGCCTTGTCCTGAGCCACACCCCAACACCGTCCATATATGACTGTAGTTATTCAAACCAGCCTCTGCTATATTTTGATGTATCACAAAAATAAGCTCGTTAGCGCCCGGGCCATATTCATCCACAGTCGGAGAATTATCTGAGACTTTATTATTCAAGTCTTCAACGAATGTTTTTTTCATTTTATCCATATCCGGCTCAAACGCTGTATATGTAGTATTCGACATCAACTTATCTATTGTCTGTTCAGCGCCTTCATAATCTTGTAGCCACATCTGAACATCCGCCAGGATAGCGTATATCGCATTTCGTGAAATTCTTTTTCTTTCTACATTTCCCGGATTAATAAGCAACTCTGCCTGTTTCAAGTCTGGCAATATCACATTATTATAAATTTCCTCCTTGGACGTTCTAGTCTTATACACTCCTTTATCCAGATTGTCTACAGGTTCCAGATATACAGGAACATCCCCCCAGACCCGCACAGCATAGAAATAACATAAAGCTCTCATAGCATAAGCCTGTGCCAGATAGTCATTCTTTAGCGCTAAATCCGTAATGTTTGAATTAGGTATATTCTGAATTGCAAAATTCGTATTACTTATCACTTTGTACAGACTAGCCCAGTTGGTACATGGCAAATCAGTTGTCATCTGGTTGGATATCAGATTAGAGTATTCAGAAGGAAGTTCATTGAACAACACGAAGTTGTCCGATCTCATTTCCCCCCATGAAAAATAGTTTGTTTTCATGGCTGTCCTGAAAGAAGAATAGATTTCAGCAATTCCGGCATTCACATCCCGTTGATTCTGCCACATATTATCTGCAGGAATCTCACTTATAGGGTCAAGTTCCAGAAAGTTACAAGAAGAGAATGATATGCTGACACATCCTATTATCACTGTTGTTAGTAATGATTTGAAATATATTTTCTTCATATCTATTATTTTTAATAAATGATGTTTTTAGAAATTTGCTGTTATCCCCATTCCATACTCACGCTTACGAGGAAATCTGTTTGTATCTTCACCTATGGACAATGCGCTATAAGAAGAGAATTCAGGATCGTAACCCGAATAACCGGTAAATGTAAAAGGGTTATTGACATAGGCATAGATATTCAACCCTTTTAAGTTCACTTTATTTACTAACTGTGGATTGAATCTATAACTCAGCCGGATATTACGTATTTTTAAATAAGAACCATCTTCAATATAGAATGAATTGACAGCCCTATCGTTCTGGTAGCTATCCCGATAGGGTCTTGGATAGGTAACCTTATCTCCCTGACGTACCCAGAAGTTATCCAACCAACCTACAGAAGGAATTGTTGAGAATGCCCACATACTAGCTTGGTCCTGGTTATATTTAGCCTGATTGTACACCTTTCCGCCAATAGAATAATAAGCAGATGCAAACAGGGTCCAGTTTTTATATCTGAAGTTGAAAGAAAAACCACCGGTAAAATCAGGTTGGGCATTACCGATAACTGTCCGGTCCTTATCATCAATAATTCCATCTTTCTGTTCCGGATTTTCTTTCCAATTTATATCTCCCCCACGGAATGGAGTACCGTCCGGCAGTTTTTTCTGGTTCACCTCTCCTTCATAAACAACACCACCCAGTTCGTAATGGTCAAGTATATGTTTACCATTGGCATCGATTACAGCATTTCCATTTCCATCTGTCCGGAATATTGGAGTAAGTTGTTCCCAATTAGAATCAAAGGCATTTGACTGGTCATACTGAAATACATCTATATAAGTGTAGCCATAGAAGTCGCCAAGAGGACGTCCCTCTGAAATCCACCACTTATCGTTGTGGATATATGAAGCACCTTCCGCCAATGCCTTTACCTTATTCTTGTTAAAAGCAATGTTCGCACTCAGATTCAGACTGATTTTCTGAGTATTTATTATATTACCGGTGAAAGATAACTCCAATCCTTTATTTGTAATAGAACCAATATTCTTTCTCACTGTATTGAATCCCCATTCCTTGGGAATTTCATAATTTGCCAATAGATTATCAGTCGTTTTATCAAAATAATCTACAGTGATCTGATACTTGCCTTTATTAAAGGACAAGTCGATACCCACGTTCATTTGAGCCGTTTGTTCCCAACCTAAGTCATTTACGGCAATTCTTGCAGCGGTCACTCCTGATATGCCATCATAAATTCCACCTATATCATAAGAAAGCTGCGAGTCATAATCACCTATCGCTTCATTTCCGGTGACCCCATAACTAAGCCGTAACTTAGCATCATTAAGTTTGATTTTCCTAGCCCATTGCATAAACCGTTCATCAGAAATACGCCATGCAGCCGAAGCAGAGGGGAAATAACCAATCTTTTTATTTTTAGCAAACCGGGATGAACCGTCAGCTCTCAGATTGGCAGCGAAGAGATATTTCGATTTGTAATTGTAGGTGACCCTTGCAAAAGCCGAAGCCATATTATGAGCTGTTTCTTTTGTACCAGTTTTAGTAAGGTCAAAATTCGCAGCAAATGCATTTTGTGTATAAACCGCATCAGTAGCCGAGTTCTTGCCACTGAAATAATCTGTCTCCGTCTTCCAGCCCTGCAAACTAATACCAAGCATAGCAGAGAAATTATGTATATCTTTGATTGATTTTGTATAATTAAAATAATTTTCATTCATCCAGTCATAATTCAGCGTACTAT
The DNA window shown above is from Bacteroides faecium and carries:
- a CDS encoding SusC/RagA family TonB-linked outer membrane protein is translated as MNNFYFRMSINRKSVILLILLALQIYNSGLVFAQNRAKSKAPITGTVSGIVSADGFSMPGATVKNVTTGLGVITDDKGFYKIGITGPKDILQFSFLGYQQVDRVVGVSKKIDVTLEDASKELNEVVVVGYGVTKKRDITGSIVSVSKEDIEQKMPTSIFDALQGSAAGVMISSGSGQPGEGASVIIRGISTMNDAGITPLWVVDGVPTTDIDNINPYDIESMEVLKDAASAAIYGARSANGVIIVTTKKGTEKAPVLEVRYQHSLSNLTHKLPQLNTNEYRRMQKGLLEYANGEGNGLVSTAVKNVLTAQMNDSLNVLLSNDNDYQDIAFRTARKDQLDLSFGGGSSKLKYMLMTGFLNEQGIIKNTSFKRLSARLNADYIATSYLTLGTKISFSYAKKSGVDEGGFLNSLLSRKPNLALYYPDGTLIGTLWGINPIAANLQTNFTDIYRGSFYQFIEFKINKNLKFTTNFNVNMSLHRYNYMKPTLLSDSYLNNFGSHNSTLNYDWMNENYFNYTKSIKDIHNFSAMLGISLQGWKTETDYFSGKNSATDAVYTQNAFAANFDLTKTGTKETAHNMASAFARVTYNYKSKYLFAANLRADGSSRFAKNKKIGYFPSASAAWRISDERFMQWARKIKLNDAKLRLSYGVTGNEAIGDYDSQLSYDIGGIYDGISGVTAARIAVNDLGWEQTAQMNVGIDLSFNKGKYQITVDYFDKTTDNLLANYEIPKEWGFNTVRKNIGSITNKGLELSFTGNIINTQKISLNLSANIAFNKNKVKALAEGASYIHNDKWWISEGRPLGDFYGYTYIDVFQYDQSNAFDSNWEQLTPIFRTDGNGNAVIDANGKHILDHYELGGVVYEGEVNQKKLPDGTPFRGGDINWKENPEQKDGIIDDKDRTVIGNAQPDFTGGFSFNFRYKNWTLFASAYYSIGGKVYNQAKYNQDQASMWAFSTIPSVGWLDNFWVRQGDKVTYPRPYRDSYQNDRAVNSFYIEDGSYLKIRNIRLSYRFNPQLVNKVNLKGLNIYAYVNNPFTFTGYSGYDPEFSSYSALSIGEDTNRFPRKREYGMGITANF
- a CDS encoding RagB/SusD family nutrient uptake outer membrane protein, whose translation is MKKIYFKSLLTTVIIGCVSISFSSCNFLELDPISEIPADNMWQNQRDVNAGIAEIYSSFRTAMKTNYFSWGEMRSDNFVLFNELPSEYSNLISNQMTTDLPCTNWASLYKVISNTNFAIQNIPNSNITDLALKNDYLAQAYAMRALCYFYAVRVWGDVPVYLEPVDNLDKGVYKTRTSKEEIYNNVILPDLKQAELLINPGNVERKRISRNAIYAILADVQMWLQDYEGAEQTIDKLMSNTTYTAFEPDMDKMKKTFVEDLNNKVSDNSPTVDEYGPGANELIFVIHQNIAEAGLNNYSHIWTVLGCGSGQGSTVVLSPGLQKKYEDAKAANPSDIRFDNYLAASGGGTTTYQVHKYIANGARIPYQNYLNCQMAYPVYRFTDILLMQAEVKAYLDKWQEALNIIASTVRARAGVQTLTRPLSSFASRKEVVDYILEEKQIEQVGEGKRWFDLVRNNRVLEVMGPINGMKNENQALFPINQTLINQNSSLEQNEGY